The following DNA comes from Triticum aestivum cultivar Chinese Spring chromosome 3D, IWGSC CS RefSeq v2.1, whole genome shotgun sequence.
CGCGATGATTTTAGTTTTCTCGCGAGGCCCCCGTCTGCTGGACTGAATATGCGAGAATTTTGGTAGACTTTTTGATCTAGATACGCCCTTCTCTCCAAGTGGATACCGATTATCTTGAGTATCCCGTCGTAATAGGCCTTATTAATTAGGGGGATTCATGCTGCGATGTTTTCTTACGGGCAAAGGATTCATATTGTGATGTTGCCATCTACTAATTTGGACGTTTCCCGTTTTTGTCTTGTTTTCAAGGTAAACGGCAAAGAGCAGGACTTGTACGCCATTCTTTTCAAGGGGCAGAACGGCAATGCTCAGGCCAGCATGACAGGTAGTTGCACAACTCCCTCCTCTCGTCTCGTCTCGTCTCGTCTCGTCTCATATTCTCCTTTTTGCCATTCCGGTACTACGTACTGTGGAAATGGAACGGAATAGTACGTCACACATCTATACCAATGAAGAAGAACTGTTTTCTCTTTCAACAAACTGCAGGCTATTTAGTGCCGAGGAAGCGTTGGAAAATTTCCAAACTCAAAAACATTTAATCCCTCAAAAGAAAATCTCAAAAGCATTTAAAGCATGTATAACTCTTGTCCGCTGAGTTGACCAGCAAAGCCCACCTACCTTTACCTTCAAAAGGAGAAGAGAGATAAAATTTCACTGCCAGATAAGTTTTGAAACTTTGGAGCTTTCATCTTTGGTTGCAGTCTTCATACTTGTACAAGGTGAAGTACAGCGTGAACATGTTAGCTATCTTCAACCAACTAGAAATTTTTATTTCTTATTCTTGTCCCCACAAAATAAAAATCTTTGAGAAAGTGCAAAAGCCTTGCATCTTTATGCATTATATAATTGAAGGAAAAAGTTATAGACAAGCCTACGAGTAGGCCAGTTTCAATCAGAACAAAGGCCACAACCCTAAGCGCTAAACTCTGCCGATAGTCATGTCCACACATTATGGGTTGTTTCTTTCGTAAAGTAATATCGTCTTGGTGATCTATCTTGCTTGGTTTGAATCACTGAGAAATGCAACGACCGAAAAATAACTAACATATTGATTTGTCTTACAGATGGTAAATCCCAGTGGAGTCCTGCTAGGGGCCGCACAACATATACCAAGGATAACAAGTATGACTCGGTTGGTACGTCGTCTTGTTTTGGTTCTTCTGTGCACTATGGTGGCCGAGAATATTACGGCAGCTCTGCACCTAAGCAAGCCACGGAATACAGTGATGTAAGAAATCGCTAAACAAAAAGCTTAACTCATGCTTATAATTCATATGTACTTTCACTTTTTAATCAGCGCTTTAGGCAACCAAGGTTTTGAACACCTTTTTGTTCATTTCAGTACAAGGTGGATAAGAAGGATCCTGTCGCAGATTCTCATGGCGATTGGTGGCAAGGTATAGTGTTgtatatttgggcatatattatgACTGAGTTATATGGTTGACTgatgtatttatttattttgttgccAGGCTCGTTTTACTACTAAGCAAGAGCTTGGTGTCCTCTCCCTTTTCGAACAAGGTAAAACGAGGACCTTACTATTGGACATTGGTTACATTATTATGGTTTGGTCTTGCTCTCTGCTTACATGTGATATGCTATATATTATTCAGCTTACATAGGTAATCGATAATTTTCTGGAAAGCGATAGGGGGGCGTATGCCCACCTGAGCAACTCATATCCACTTTTGCTCACTTCGCCTCTGCATCAGTTACCGTGTTCACAGATGCTGTTCTTTATCAGAAAGCGAGCATATTCTCCCATACTTTGTTTCAGAAGTCAGAATAGTTAATACGTACAGTAGTAAACTTCGAATTACTCGAAGCTTAATATGGGATGGAATTTAGTTATTAGTGATATCAAATATTTCACACTCTCACCTAATTTTTTGTGTGAAATTTGCCCAAACCCAAATTCTTCTCCCAGTTCTCCAGAGAGTATATTTCTTCTCTCCTTTCCTATTTATAATATCATCATATACGAAGAAGAAATTTTGTTTATTCACCCGTGTTGCCAGTGTCAAGGCTTTAATGTCAATGGCGATTTTTTTTAACAAGCTGTGGGGTTGGTGTACAGTATAATGATGTAGTTGTGGTTGAGATAAGATAACAAAGGTCACTGGGAAGAAAAGAAATGTCCTGGGTAAAAACCGTAGTTAACCCCCTACTTTTTATGTCATAATCACTATATTTAGGGACTTTAGGTAAGCAATTAGTTGCCTTAAATGTAGTCCGAGGACTTTGTTGTATCCAGTTCAGTTTGGGTGAGAAAGCAACAGCAGAAGTATGCTCACCACTTGTGCGGATGTTCCTTTAAGTTGTATTGCTTGCAATACCATTACTTTCGTCTTGAGAAACAGAATTATTACTCCAAAAGAGGATACGGCTCAGGCAGTAGTGTAAATCACTCTCGAGGATCGTCATACTTTTGTATTATCATAAAACAAGTACTGAATTTCTAAAAAAGACACTTTAAGTAACTTGTCAATCCTAATTTTTAACTGAGGTTCCCTAGATCCCCAGTGATGGCAACATAGTCAGAACCAAGTTATCAGACGTAGCTATGCTGCAGAATGTTTTCTGTCTCCCGGTGATGGTTTTTATTTACCTAAATCATTGTCATTGTATCTCTAAATCATTGTCATTGTATCATTGGTTTGATTGTTTCCTCACCGTTCTGTTTCACCGCTGTTGGCAGGAAATCGAAGGGGGAGCTGTTGAACCTAATTTCCTTTATAGCAGTTATATACCTTACATAGTGGAGAAACATTCGCTCATCGGTGGTGGCAGTATTTGGACGCATCATCACTCCTGGGCAGATgctgtgtgcgcgtgtgtgtgcctTTACCTTCTTATTCCATAGCTTGTGCTTTAGCTGTGAAATGTAATGAACCTACAAGTACCTAGAACTTGGTGTCAGGTTGCATAAAGGGTCCCGAGGCCATTCCGCCTAACCTGGGCAGTCTGGTCTCTGATGACTCCTATACATAGTACCAAACCTGTGCTGCTTGTACCGTCTGATCCTCTCTCCAGACCAGAAGCGCTGGAGAAGCAGAGATCATTTACATTGTACTATTAAAAATGTACTGTTGGAACTTCATATATAAGTTTGGGAAGTGTTCTTGTCAATATACCATAAGATTTGGGAAGGTACTTCATTATATTATATATTCCAACAGAGGCATTACAACCACATTATTTATTCATAAAAGATTCAAGTAAAAGTTCCACATGACAAAGATGGCATCAGGTGTATGTCATCTGCTCTTCCATATGTTCCAAGAGTTGGAAAGCTCTTCCAGTTCCACCACATGTGCTCCTCATGGCAGGGTGTATGCTGCACAGagaaaaaaaaacagagcaaagCAAACGATGATGGCTCCAATGGACAGAGTTGCTACAGAGTTAGAAAGGATCGAACATCATCAGAATAAATGAACTTACGGCCGCATTTGTAGCCGATGGGGCGGTTGGCGATGGCGCAGCGCTTGGGGATGGTCATGGCGACGGCGGGCTTGACGCCGGCCTGGCGCGCGGTGGCGGACAGCATGACGGCGCACAGGCACTTGGGGCTGCGCCCGATGCTGCGTATCTGCGCGCAGCAGCCGGGCGCCACCTTGGCCCCGGGGTTCTGGGTGGCCGCCGCGCACGGGGCCAGCTTGAGCGCCATCCTGTCCGCCGGCACGCGGCCGCACTCCCcggcgccgcgcgccgccccgagcccggccACCAGGAGCATCGCCAGCAAGCAGAGGCACCTCGCCGCCTTGGACTCCATCTCTTTTCTCTTGGCCGCACctcactcttctcttctcttctctctctgcAGTGCGCGCTCCGATGGTGATCGTCCTGGTGCCTCGGCCAGGGTATATATACAGCTCTCCGGGTCATGGTGGATGGAGGCCATCGATGGCCGCTTGAAGATCTCGCCCGGGTAACATGGTGTGGGAGGCCCGGAGTGGAGGGTGCACCACCGCTCCCTTCACTTCTCTTTTGCCCGCGCGCGTGCACTGAGCCCTCCGTAGTTCCATTTCGAGCACTACCTACTGCGCTCCACTACGCTGGAGATGAGCCACGTATGGCCTTGTGATGGAAAGATTCGGCTCGCCATCATTGCGGGTACGTCGGCGGTGCGATCACTGGCCGGAGTTCTTGAAAACGCAAGAGCCAGGCCACACTGCCTTTCCGGTTCTTCAGGTTCCAGAAAACAGCAGTAAAAGCTGCAGGATTTCACTTTTAACTGGAGTCCGTCCGTACGGATCAAACTAACTGGTGCAGGTAATTCCACCTGATTTAGCAGGCAAACTGAACTTTCAAATTATGATAATAAATATCTGATCACGAGGTATGCAAACAGCAGGACACTTCGTTTTTCTTTTCCATTCTTCTGTTGAAGGCGAGCAACGATACATAGCAGCTTCTTCACGCAAAAAGAAGCAGCAGCGGTACTCCATAGCTAAGCACTAAGAGTTAAAAACACAGTAAGAACGTGAGCACAAATGAAGGACACACTTATGCACAGAGGGACAGGCAATTCTACGAGACGTCCACCGGCCTAGCCTCACAGGTCCGTGGTCGTCGAGACATCGATCATCGTGCTCCGGTTCACGATGATCATCCCCCTGACCTCCGACGGGCCGAGATGGTCCGTCAAGGCCTTCTTCGCGGCGGCGGCAGCCCTGCTGCCCTGAGACCGTCTGCCGGCACCGACCGAGGTCCTCGGGCTCGACAGCCGCCCCGGGGAGAAGCTCGGCGTGGCGTATGCCGTCACGAACGGCGTGCCCAAGGCAGGCACCTGCTGGTAGGGCGGCACCACGGCCCTGCCGCACGCCATCTTCAGGTCGGCTTCACCCGACGACAGTTGCTCCACGTGCCTGTTCAGCTCGTCGATGTTGAGAAGATCGTCGATGCGCGCCACGATGTTCGAAGCCAGGCTCTCCAAAACCCTCGAATAGCTCTCCAGGATCGACTTGCCCACATCCTGAAAATTGTTCACCATGCAGCGATGGTGAATGAACTCAGTTGTTGACAGGCAAATGGGTGAAAAGACAGACAAAGGGACACACACTTGCAAGCAAACCAACCTTGTTGTACTGAATTTTGCTCATGTCCAGGCTTGTCTGCGTCAGTGCAGGGAACCTCTGCTTGAGGCATATCAAGAGGCCCTCTTCTTGCTGGCCATCATTGCGGGTACGTCGGCGGTGCGATCA
Coding sequences within:
- the LOC123079755 gene encoding uncharacterized protein, producing the protein MEPKRSSPQAQPQPRAATKKSPPRAAAAADAVADSPLSSLFHPAPHGVNGKEQDLYAILFKGQNGNAQASMTDGKSQWSPARGRTTYTKDNKYDSVGTSSCFGSSVHYGGREYYGSSAPKQATEYSDYKVDKKDPVADSHGDWWQGSFYY
- the LOC123079758 gene encoding non-specific lipid-transfer protein codes for the protein MESKAARCLCLLAMLLVAGLGAARGAGECGRVPADRMALKLAPCAAATQNPGAKVAPGCCAQIRSIGRSPKCLCAVMLSATARQAGVKPAVAMTIPKRCAIANRPIGYKCGPYTLP
- the LOC123079756 gene encoding rop guanine nucleotide exchange factor 5-like; the encoded protein is MSKIQYNKDVGKSILESYSRVLESLASNIVARIDDLLNIDELNRHVEQLSSGEADLKMACGRAVVPPYQQVPALGTPFVTAYATPSFSPGRLSSPRTSVGAGRRSQGSRAAAAAKKALTDHLGPSEVRGMIIVNRSTMIDVSTTTDL